A window of the Cellvibrio sp. pealriver genome harbors these coding sequences:
- a CDS encoding YafY family protein, whose translation MHRAERLFQLTTLLRNRRTVLTAKQMSEHLRVSERTIYRDIQSLSLSGVPIEGEAGVGYRLSHRYQLPPLMFDREEVEALLLGARMVSSWGDTDMAIHANQAIQKILAVLPDHLRHSDETLPLLVPNMEEVQKYYTAHSQPLREAIRLHRCVVIDYVRADEEHSSRTIEPLGMIFWGKVWTLVAWCQLRNDYRTFRLDRIQTTILTDNSFATHDQKSLKHFLNLMKERCEQEPEKMETHSD comes from the coding sequence ATGCATCGCGCTGAACGTCTTTTCCAGCTTACTACCCTGCTGCGCAACCGCCGCACGGTGCTCACCGCAAAACAGATGAGCGAGCATTTGCGCGTTTCCGAGCGCACGATTTATCGCGACATCCAATCGCTCAGCCTCTCCGGCGTACCCATTGAAGGTGAAGCGGGGGTTGGGTATCGCCTGTCGCACCGCTACCAGCTTCCACCATTGATGTTTGACCGCGAGGAAGTAGAGGCGCTGTTGCTCGGCGCGCGCATGGTCAGCAGTTGGGGCGATACTGACATGGCGATCCATGCCAATCAGGCGATACAAAAAATTCTTGCGGTCTTGCCCGACCATTTGCGCCATAGCGATGAAACCCTGCCGCTGCTCGTGCCGAATATGGAAGAGGTACAAAAATATTACACCGCCCACAGCCAACCGCTGCGCGAGGCGATACGTTTGCATCGCTGTGTGGTGATCGATTATGTACGCGCCGATGAAGAGCACAGCTCGCGCACGATTGAACCACTCGGCATGATTTTTTGGGGCAAAGTGTGGACGCTGGTGGCATGGTGCCAATTGCGCAATGACTATCGCACCTTCCGCCTCGACCGCATTCAAACCACCATTCTCACTGATAACAGCTTTGCGACGCACGACCAAAAAAGTCTCAAGCATTTTTTAAATTTGATGAAAGAGCGATGCGAGCAAGAACCCGAGAAAATGGAAACACATTCCGATTAA
- a CDS encoding PQQ-dependent sugar dehydrogenase has translation MKYSLLAAALSLSLALPVAHAKPVEVKTEAGTIQVNVIAEGLENVWGMAFLPDGSILVNERAGRMRVVTADGKIGKPLTGLPEIVAQGQGGLLDVVTAPDFATSKKIYFSYSEPGKGGNSTAVSSATLNGNALENVTRVFSQQPKVNSNNHFGSRLVWAPDGTLFITLGDRYSEKDKAQTLDNHQGKVVRINADGSVPKDNPFVKTPGALPEIWSFGHRNMQGAAINPITKELWTGEHGPQGGDELNIDRAAKNYGWPVITYGENYGGGKIGEGTHKDGMEQPTYKWVPSIATAGFIFYTGDKFPQWKNNILLASLREQTLVRLVLDGDKIVKEERMLQKEIGQRLRSIVQGPDGLIYLATDEGKGKILQVSPR, from the coding sequence ATGAAATATTCATTACTCGCGGCAGCCTTGTCATTGTCGCTCGCATTGCCTGTCGCGCATGCCAAACCGGTAGAAGTGAAAACAGAAGCCGGTACCATTCAGGTAAATGTTATTGCGGAAGGATTGGAAAATGTGTGGGGCATGGCTTTTTTGCCCGATGGCAGTATTCTGGTAAACGAGCGCGCAGGCCGGATGCGTGTAGTGACGGCCGACGGAAAAATCGGGAAGCCTTTGACCGGGTTGCCTGAAATTGTTGCGCAAGGCCAAGGCGGATTATTGGACGTAGTGACTGCACCGGATTTTGCCACCAGCAAAAAAATCTATTTCAGTTATTCTGAACCGGGCAAAGGCGGTAACAGCACCGCAGTGAGCTCGGCTACATTAAATGGCAATGCGCTGGAAAATGTCACGCGTGTTTTTAGCCAGCAACCCAAAGTGAACAGCAACAACCATTTTGGCTCGCGTTTGGTATGGGCACCGGATGGCACTTTGTTTATCACGCTGGGTGATCGCTACAGCGAAAAAGACAAAGCGCAAACGCTGGATAATCACCAAGGCAAAGTGGTGCGCATCAATGCCGATGGTTCAGTGCCAAAAGATAACCCCTTTGTAAAAACGCCTGGTGCGCTGCCAGAAATTTGGTCGTTTGGACATCGCAATATGCAGGGCGCAGCGATCAACCCTATCACCAAAGAATTGTGGACTGGCGAGCATGGCCCACAGGGTGGCGATGAATTGAACATTGATCGCGCCGCAAAAAATTATGGCTGGCCGGTGATCACCTACGGTGAAAATTACGGTGGCGGAAAAATTGGTGAAGGTACACATAAAGACGGAATGGAGCAGCCAACTTATAAGTGGGTTCCTTCCATTGCAACCGCAGGATTTATTTTTTACACCGGCGATAAATTTCCGCAGTGGAAAAATAATATTTTGCTGGCCAGTTTGCGTGAGCAGACGTTGGTGCGTTTAGTGCTGGATGGCGATAAAATTGTAAAAGAAGAACGTATGCTGCAAAAAGAAATAGGGCAGCGCTTGCGTTCAATTGTGCAAGGGCCAGATGGTTTGATCTATTTGGCAACCGATGAAGGCAAAGGGAAAATCCTGCAGGTTTCCCCACGCTAA
- a CDS encoding antitoxin: MTFARVFQSGNSQAVRLPKEFRFDVDEVEIFRRGDEVVLRAIAPKATAIFDALTQLPSDFMEQGRDDTPPQERDIF; encoded by the coding sequence ATGACGTTCGCGCGGGTTTTTCAGTCTGGTAATAGCCAAGCGGTTCGCCTACCCAAGGAATTCCGTTTTGATGTAGATGAAGTGGAGATTTTTCGGCGTGGCGATGAGGTTGTACTGCGAGCCATAGCGCCCAAGGCTACAGCGATTTTTGATGCATTAACCCAATTGCCATCCGATTTTATGGAACAAGGCCGTGACGATACCCCACCACAGGAAAGGGATATTTTCTAA
- a CDS encoding gamma-glutamylcyclotransferase, translating into MADSYLFVYGTFLFVYGTLRRDCTTGAHQRYLAGAEFIAKARVRGRLYRVSYYPALVIDESGDWVKGEIYRLKDAAQLSALDEYEECSYPATPDQEYQRITVFANADNEKEIACWVYAYQQTPDGLAVIESGDFLNP; encoded by the coding sequence ATGGCTGATTCTTATTTATTTGTTTACGGCACTTTTTTATTTGTCTACGGTACTTTGCGACGCGATTGCACTACCGGTGCGCATCAGCGTTATCTTGCGGGTGCTGAATTTATTGCCAAGGCGCGCGTGCGCGGCAGGCTTTATCGTGTGAGTTATTATCCGGCGCTGGTCATAGATGAAAGCGGTGATTGGGTGAAAGGTGAAATTTATCGCCTCAAGGATGCTGCGCAATTATCGGCATTGGATGAGTATGAAGAATGCAGTTATCCAGCGACACCGGATCAGGAGTATCAACGAATAACCGTTTTTGCTAACGCTGATAATGAAAAAGAAATTGCCTGCTGGGTTTATGCCTATCAACAAACGCCCGATGGATTAGCCGTTATCGAGAGCGGTGATTTTTTAAATCCCTGA
- a CDS encoding sulfite exporter TauE/SafE family protein, whose amino-acid sequence MDIYFIVSLLALGAFTGFFAGLFGIGGGGIMVPMLTLLFTQQQFPAEHIVHMALATSMAAIVPTAIASLRAHHKHQAVIWPVVVQITPGILLGTFAGTFLASYLSAAPLAIFFSCFMAFVALQMVLNRKPKPSRQLPGLFGMNATGSGIGAISALVAIGGGTLTVPFLVWCNVTLPVAIGTSAAVGLPIAISGAVGYITNGWNETNLPLYTLGYVYWPAVIAMACMSFFSAPLGAKLAHRLPIALLKKLFALLLVGLSAQMLFTIFG is encoded by the coding sequence ATGGATATTTATTTTATTGTTTCGCTTTTAGCTCTCGGTGCCTTCACCGGATTTTTTGCCGGGCTTTTTGGTATTGGCGGCGGCGGGATTATGGTACCGATGCTGACCTTGTTATTCACCCAGCAGCAATTCCCCGCTGAACACATAGTGCATATGGCACTTGCCACATCGATGGCGGCAATTGTGCCCACCGCTATCGCCAGCTTGCGCGCGCATCACAAACATCAAGCGGTGATTTGGCCAGTGGTAGTACAGATTACTCCGGGAATTTTATTGGGGACATTTGCCGGAACCTTTTTAGCGAGTTATTTATCGGCAGCACCGCTCGCGATTTTCTTCTCCTGCTTTATGGCATTTGTCGCACTGCAAATGGTGCTCAACCGCAAACCAAAACCCTCGCGTCAACTACCGGGGCTATTCGGCATGAACGCAACCGGCTCCGGGATAGGGGCGATTTCTGCATTAGTGGCCATTGGTGGCGGCACACTGACAGTGCCGTTTTTGGTGTGGTGCAATGTGACGCTACCGGTTGCGATTGGCACATCGGCCGCAGTGGGATTACCTATCGCAATTTCCGGTGCCGTCGGCTACATCACCAACGGCTGGAATGAAACCAACCTTCCGCTGTACACACTGGGCTACGTTTACTGGCCAGCGGTAATTGCCATGGCCTGTATGAGTTTTTTCAGCGCACCGCTGGGTGCCAAGCTTGCACACCGATTGCCCATCGCGCTGCTAAAAAAATTATTCGCATTATTATTGGTTGGCCTATCGGCGCAAATGCTCTTCACCATTTTTGGCTAG
- the typA gene encoding translational GTPase TypA — protein sequence MTDQSAIEKLRNIAIIAHVDHGKTSMVDQLLRQSGTLDRRDDTGDLIMDSNDQERERGITILAKNTAIKWNDYRINIVDTPGHADFGGEVERVLSMVDSVLLIVDAVGGPMPQTRFVTSKAFEQGLNPIVVINKIDRPGARPEWVIDQVFDLFDRLGATEEQLDFPIVYASALNGVAGLSPDDIADDMTPLFQMIVDKVQPPKVDLDGPFQMQISALDYSSYVGVIGIGRITRGSLSPNQQVVVVDHEGNQRKAKVLQVMGYHGLQRIETDKAYAGDIVCITGVDKLGISDTLCSPDAVEALPALSIDEPTVSMTFQVNDSPFAGKEGKYVTSRNIKDRLEQELIANVALRVQQGDSPDKFIVSGRGELHLSVLIENMRREGYELGVSRPEVVKKIVNGEVHEPFEQVVIDVEEEHQGKVMEELGLRKGELTNMEPDGKGRIKLEFLCPSRGLIGFRGQFLTMTSGSGIMTSIFDHYGPVKEGEVAKRQNGVLVSMVKGKTLAYGLHPLQDRGRLFLGAGVEVYEGQIVGIHSRSNDLVVNPTKAKQLTNVRASGTDDALTLSPPIRHTLEQALEFIEDDELVEVTPQSIRLRKKLLTENERKRANK from the coding sequence GTGACAGATCAATCAGCTATCGAAAAACTGCGCAATATTGCGATTATCGCCCACGTTGACCACGGCAAAACCTCTATGGTTGACCAGTTGTTGCGTCAATCCGGCACCCTCGACCGCCGCGATGACACCGGCGACCTGATCATGGACAGCAACGATCAGGAACGCGAGCGCGGCATTACCATTCTGGCGAAAAACACCGCCATCAAGTGGAATGACTACCGCATCAACATCGTGGATACCCCCGGACACGCCGACTTCGGTGGCGAGGTAGAGCGCGTACTGTCGATGGTTGACTCGGTATTGCTGATTGTGGACGCGGTTGGCGGCCCAATGCCCCAGACCCGTTTCGTAACCTCCAAAGCCTTTGAACAAGGTTTGAACCCAATTGTGGTCATCAACAAAATTGACCGCCCGGGTGCGCGCCCTGAGTGGGTAATCGATCAGGTGTTCGATCTGTTTGACCGTTTGGGTGCGACTGAAGAGCAATTGGACTTCCCGATTGTTTACGCCTCTGCATTGAACGGTGTTGCTGGCCTGTCACCCGATGACATCGCTGATGACATGACCCCGCTGTTCCAAATGATCGTCGATAAAGTACAACCACCGAAGGTTGACCTCGATGGTCCGTTCCAAATGCAAATCTCTGCATTGGATTACAGCAGCTATGTAGGTGTAATCGGGATTGGTCGTATCACCCGCGGTAGCCTCTCGCCCAACCAACAAGTCGTGGTAGTTGATCACGAAGGTAACCAGCGCAAAGCGAAAGTATTGCAAGTGATGGGTTACCACGGTTTGCAACGTATCGAAACCGACAAAGCTTACGCGGGCGATATCGTGTGTATTACCGGTGTAGACAAACTCGGCATCTCCGACACCCTGTGTAGCCCTGATGCGGTTGAAGCCCTGCCAGCGCTTTCTATCGATGAACCAACCGTGAGCATGACCTTCCAGGTAAACGATTCGCCGTTTGCCGGTAAAGAAGGCAAGTACGTGACCAGCCGCAATATTAAAGACCGCTTGGAGCAGGAACTGATTGCCAACGTTGCACTGCGTGTACAACAAGGCGATTCGCCGGATAAATTTATCGTGTCTGGCCGCGGTGAATTGCACCTGTCGGTATTGATCGAAAATATGCGCCGCGAAGGCTATGAGCTGGGTGTATCGCGTCCTGAAGTAGTGAAGAAGATTGTGAACGGCGAAGTGCACGAGCCGTTTGAGCAAGTGGTTATCGACGTTGAAGAAGAGCATCAAGGTAAAGTGATGGAAGAACTCGGCCTGCGTAAAGGCGAGTTGACCAACATGGAGCCGGATGGCAAAGGCCGTATCAAGTTGGAATTCTTGTGCCCATCGCGCGGCTTGATTGGTTTCCGTGGCCAGTTCCTGACCATGACTTCCGGTTCCGGCATCATGACCAGTATTTTTGATCACTACGGCCCGGTAAAAGAAGGCGAAGTGGCCAAGCGTCAAAACGGTGTGTTGGTATCAATGGTGAAAGGCAAGACTCTGGCTTACGGCTTGCACCCATTGCAAGATCGCGGCCGCTTGTTCCTCGGCGCTGGTGTGGAAGTTTACGAAGGCCAGATCGTGGGTATTCACTCGCGCTCTAACGACTTGGTAGTAAACCCAACCAAGGCCAAACAATTAACCAACGTTCGTGCATCAGGTACTGACGATGCGCTGACCCTGTCACCGCCAATCCGTCACACGCTGGAACAAGCGCTGGAATTTATTGAAGACGACGAGCTGGTAGAAGTAACACCACAATCGATTCGTCTGCGCAAAAAACTGCTCACCGAAAACGAGCGTAAACGCGCAAATAAATAA
- the hemH gene encoding ferrochelatase — MSRFSALNYDIDPVFHAANRPAPRVGVLLANLGTPDEPTAPALRRYLAEFLSDPRVIEVPRLIWMMVLHGIILRIRPRKSAALYKSVWTSEGSPLLAISKQQQAAIQQQLGDGYSVKLGMRYGNPSIAGALRELQKEGVRKIIVLPLYPQYAGPTTGSTFDAVATELKNWRWVPELHFINNYCDHPLYVEALANSVREHIEKNGLPQKIIFSYHGMPKRYLTAGDPYFCLCQKTTRLVQEKLGLDKSICLTSFQSRFGREEWLKPYTDETLEQLPKDGIKHIAIISPAFSADCLETLEELAVENRHAFIAAGGEKYDYIAALNDRADHIAALVNVLKH, encoded by the coding sequence ATGAGTCGTTTTAGCGCATTGAATTACGATATAGACCCGGTGTTTCACGCCGCCAACCGCCCTGCTCCGCGCGTTGGTGTGCTGCTTGCAAATTTGGGCACGCCCGATGAACCCACTGCTCCCGCCTTGCGCCGCTATTTGGCTGAGTTTTTATCTGACCCACGCGTAATTGAAGTGCCGCGCCTTATTTGGATGATGGTGTTGCACGGGATTATTTTACGCATACGCCCCAGAAAATCTGCCGCGCTTTATAAAAGTGTGTGGACCAGTGAAGGGTCGCCGCTGCTTGCGATCAGCAAACAGCAACAGGCGGCAATCCAGCAACAATTGGGTGATGGTTACAGTGTGAAATTGGGTATGCGCTACGGCAACCCATCAATCGCAGGTGCGCTGCGCGAATTGCAAAAAGAGGGCGTGCGTAAAATTATTGTGCTCCCGCTTTATCCGCAGTATGCGGGGCCAACCACCGGTTCGACCTTTGATGCAGTTGCGACAGAATTAAAAAACTGGCGCTGGGTGCCTGAATTACATTTTATTAATAATTATTGCGATCACCCGTTGTACGTAGAAGCGCTCGCCAATTCGGTACGGGAACACATCGAAAAAAATGGTTTGCCACAAAAAATTATTTTTTCCTACCACGGCATGCCCAAGCGTTATTTAACGGCGGGCGACCCTTACTTTTGTTTGTGCCAAAAAACCACGCGGTTGGTGCAGGAAAAACTCGGTCTTGATAAAAGTATTTGCCTCACCAGTTTCCAATCGCGCTTTGGTCGCGAAGAATGGCTGAAGCCTTATACTGATGAGACATTGGAACAATTGCCCAAAGACGGCATCAAGCATATCGCGATTATTTCTCCTGCATTCAGTGCCGATTGTTTGGAAACGCTGGAAGAATTGGCCGTTGAAAATCGCCATGCATTTATCGCGGCGGGCGGCGAGAAGTATGATTACATTGCTGCGCTAAATGATCGTGCTGACCATATTGCGGCGTTGGTTAATGTATTAAAACATTAA
- the thiI gene encoding tRNA uracil 4-sulfurtransferase ThiI, with protein MHVVVKVFSEIIIKSTPVRKRFIKQLRDNLRLLLGNLGVDIDVQRDWEKIEIRCPNADAEIAAQIAEVLAHTPGIANFAVLHDYPLGDLDSIFQHTLTHWRDALAGKTFCVRVKRVGKHPYSSVDVEQYVGGGLLQHSNAKGVSLHKPDVTVHLEIKGDRLWVLTSKTQGMCGYPLGAQDPVLSLISGGFDSTVSTYLCIKRGLRAHYCFFNLGGRAHEIGVKEVAYYLWNKYGASHRVKFVTVPFEEVVKEILEKVDNPYMGVTLKRMMLRAAEKVAESLEIPALVTGESVAQVSSQTLVNLNVIDRAIDMLVLRPLATMDKGDIIDLSRKIGTESFAASMPEYCGVISVNPTTRAKLPKLEHEESKFDMAILERAIAERRAQNIDEIVDELDADLSVPVVGEVNAPDVIIDIRHPDEQEASPLKLVDVEVLTIPFYSLNHNFANLDMSRQYYLYCQKGVMSQLHAANLKDAGKFNVGVYRPEPKSACAIS; from the coding sequence ATGCATGTTGTTGTTAAAGTTTTTTCCGAAATCATCATCAAAAGCACACCCGTCCGGAAGCGCTTTATCAAGCAATTGCGCGATAACCTGCGCCTGCTGCTAGGCAATTTAGGGGTGGATATTGATGTACAGCGCGATTGGGAAAAAATCGAAATCCGCTGCCCCAATGCCGATGCCGAAATTGCCGCGCAGATCGCCGAGGTGCTGGCGCACACGCCGGGTATCGCTAACTTTGCCGTGCTGCACGATTATCCGCTGGGTGACCTGGATTCCATCTTCCAACACACCCTGACCCATTGGCGCGACGCGCTTGCAGGCAAAACCTTTTGCGTGCGCGTTAAGCGGGTGGGCAAACATCCCTACAGTTCGGTCGATGTTGAGCAATATGTCGGCGGCGGATTACTGCAGCACTCGAACGCCAAAGGCGTTAGCTTGCATAAACCCGATGTCACCGTACACCTTGAAATTAAAGGCGATCGCCTCTGGGTGCTTACCAGCAAAACCCAAGGCATGTGCGGCTATCCACTCGGTGCGCAAGATCCGGTACTGTCATTGATTTCCGGTGGATTTGATTCGACGGTTTCGACTTATCTGTGCATCAAGCGTGGCCTGCGCGCGCACTACTGCTTTTTTAATCTTGGCGGGCGCGCACACGAAATTGGCGTAAAAGAAGTCGCCTATTATTTGTGGAATAAGTACGGCGCATCGCATCGCGTTAAATTTGTCACCGTGCCGTTTGAAGAAGTCGTAAAGGAAATTCTGGAAAAAGTCGATAACCCCTACATGGGCGTTACGCTTAAACGCATGATGCTGCGCGCCGCTGAAAAAGTCGCGGAGTCACTGGAAATTCCCGCACTCGTCACCGGTGAAAGTGTGGCGCAGGTATCGAGCCAAACACTGGTCAATTTAAATGTGATTGACCGCGCGATTGACATGCTGGTGCTGCGCCCGCTCGCCACTATGGATAAGGGCGACATCATTGATCTCTCGCGCAAAATCGGCACCGAAAGTTTTGCCGCGAGCATGCCGGAATATTGCGGCGTAATCTCAGTGAACCCGACCACTCGCGCTAAACTGCCCAAACTTGAACACGAAGAAAGTAAGTTCGACATGGCCATTCTGGAGCGCGCCATCGCCGAGCGCCGCGCACAAAATATCGATGAAATTGTCGATGAGTTGGATGCAGATTTATCGGTACCCGTGGTGGGCGAAGTCAATGCCCCCGATGTGATTATCGATATCCGCCACCCGGACGAGCAAGAGGCCAGCCCATTAAAACTTGTGGATGTAGAAGTGCTCACTATTCCGTTTTATTCACTCAACCACAACTTCGCTAATCTCGATATGAGCCGCCAATATTATCTCTACTGCCAAAAAGGTGTAATGAGCCAACTGCATGCGGCTAATTTAAAAGATGCAGGAAAATTCAATGTCGGCGTATATCGTCCCGAACCCAAGAGTGCTTGCGCTATTTCATGA
- a CDS encoding thiol-disulfide oxidoreductase DCC family protein, whose product MPLPAPIHCAQLFFDGRCSLCAREMALLRKHKRPGLVLVDIHTLENIDSSIRQQMLLELHMLLPDGQWLRGVDASVSAWSFTRFGFLLQPLRWKIFAPLVDKLYKHWAVRRYCNLYGECSIQTKEVACNEPK is encoded by the coding sequence ATGCCATTACCCGCGCCCATCCATTGCGCCCAACTCTTTTTTGATGGCCGCTGCAGCCTGTGCGCGCGGGAGATGGCTCTTTTACGTAAACATAAACGTCCCGGATTAGTGTTGGTTGACATTCACACGCTGGAGAACATAGACAGCAGCATACGGCAACAAATGCTGCTGGAGTTGCACATGTTGCTCCCTGACGGGCAATGGCTGCGCGGTGTCGATGCCAGCGTTAGCGCGTGGAGTTTTACCCGGTTCGGATTTTTGTTGCAGCCGCTACGCTGGAAAATTTTTGCTCCATTAGTGGATAAGCTTTACAAACACTGGGCAGTAAGACGCTACTGCAATTTGTATGGTGAATGTTCGATTCAAACCAAAGAGGTGGCCTGCAATGAGCCGAAATGA
- a CDS encoding DNA-3-methyladenine glycosylase I, translating into MPSVEKCRCSWCGYDPLYCEYHDTEWGVPVFDEQKLFELLILEGAQAGLSWITVLRKRENYRAAFDHFNPEKIARYTPAKIEKLMLNDGIIRNRLKLESTVKNAKALLAMKKNGDDFVYFLWSFVNFKPVQNTLRGMHDAVATTPESDAMSKALKKRGFNFVGSTICYAFMQACGMVNDHFVDCHRHKPCAALAKKIPAFPAAEAR; encoded by the coding sequence ATGCCAAGCGTTGAAAAATGCCGTTGCAGCTGGTGTGGTTATGATCCTCTTTACTGTGAATACCACGATACCGAATGGGGTGTTCCGGTATTTGATGAGCAAAAACTATTTGAATTGCTCATCCTGGAAGGCGCGCAGGCAGGTTTATCCTGGATTACGGTGTTGCGCAAACGCGAAAATTATCGCGCCGCGTTCGATCATTTTAATCCTGAAAAAATCGCGCGTTACACGCCCGCCAAAATAGAAAAGTTAATGCTGAACGATGGCATTATCCGCAATCGCCTGAAACTGGAAAGTACTGTGAAAAATGCAAAAGCATTATTGGCGATGAAAAAAAATGGCGACGATTTTGTGTACTTTTTATGGAGCTTTGTGAACTTCAAGCCTGTGCAAAATACCTTGCGCGGCATGCATGATGCGGTAGCTACCACACCGGAATCCGACGCTATGAGCAAAGCGCTCAAGAAGAGAGGATTTAATTTTGTCGGCTCAACTATTTGCTATGCCTTTATGCAGGCCTGCGGCATGGTGAATGATCACTTTGTGGATTGCCATCGCCACAAACCCTGTGCTGCGCTGGCTAAAAAAATTCCCGCATTCCCAGCTGCCGAGGCGCGTTGA
- a CDS encoding DUF6482 family protein yields the protein MSRNERALIFSMSDCASYLAGTTLEPEGLSDAVTMLRAPDGKIRKFPSAYRAQEALKEMGFERGWLVMQSPYDEMIGNGPAAQKTELPLVFSREA from the coding sequence ATGAGCCGAAATGAGCGCGCATTAATTTTTAGCATGTCTGATTGCGCAAGCTACCTTGCAGGAACAACCCTGGAACCAGAAGGTCTTTCAGATGCAGTAACCATGCTGCGCGCTCCCGATGGCAAAATCAGAAAATTCCCCAGCGCTTACCGCGCGCAAGAAGCATTGAAAGAGATGGGGTTTGAGCGCGGCTGGTTAGTCATGCAATCCCCTTACGATGAAATGATTGGCAACGGCCCCGCAGCACAAAAAACGGAATTGCCATTGGTATTCAGTCGCGAAGCCTGA
- a CDS encoding acyltransferase, producing the protein MSGASTIAQKERLVEFDYLRGMAIAMIVLGHSIFLSQPVFPALLENLLRGGTGLFVFISGFFFHRVFYPRFHYTDFIRKKARLLLIPFVIISLFALAIRMLGWWQDGLNIQQNLLNAWYTLRNGYVLYPHWYIPFIFLTFLCSPLHAIYIRTPLSIQIFVLLTFSLIALLMHRPQSNSNFLQSLVYFTPYYLLGILFSQYEKPLRRFHWPLLYISVAVIATTALVQTYVLVHLGNYHKAPFTYEGWDLQFIQILFGCIAMLALCRHIRPWLQQHLCWLAELSFPIFFIHPLLTIALENIAALDAIKLYFPVTSIAASLFVFTLVFLIQFYGSAGVALVIQKVFKKHSKLIVG; encoded by the coding sequence ATGAGTGGTGCAAGCACCATAGCGCAGAAGGAACGATTAGTTGAATTTGATTACCTGCGCGGTATGGCCATCGCCATGATCGTGCTGGGGCATTCTATTTTTCTTTCACAACCAGTATTTCCAGCACTGTTGGAAAATCTACTGCGCGGCGGCACCGGCTTATTTGTGTTTATTTCCGGATTTTTCTTTCACCGCGTTTTTTATCCGCGCTTTCACTACACTGACTTTATCCGTAAAAAAGCTCGCTTATTGTTAATTCCTTTTGTCATTATTTCATTATTTGCTTTAGCGATCCGCATGCTCGGCTGGTGGCAGGACGGGCTGAACATACAACAGAACTTACTCAACGCTTGGTACACACTGCGCAACGGCTACGTGCTTTATCCGCATTGGTATATCCCGTTTATTTTTCTTACTTTTTTGTGCTCGCCGCTCCATGCCATTTATATCCGCACACCATTATCAATACAGATATTCGTGCTGCTGACTTTTTCATTAATTGCATTGTTGATGCATCGTCCGCAATCCAACTCCAACTTTTTGCAATCGCTGGTGTATTTCACGCCCTACTATTTATTGGGGATTTTATTCTCGCAGTATGAAAAACCCTTGCGTCGTTTTCATTGGCCTTTGTTGTACATCAGCGTTGCAGTGATTGCCACTACTGCGCTGGTGCAAACTTATGTTCTCGTTCATCTCGGCAATTACCACAAAGCACCGTTTACTTATGAAGGCTGGGATTTGCAATTTATCCAGATTTTGTTTGGCTGCATCGCCATGCTCGCACTCTGCCGCCATATCCGCCCGTGGCTGCAACAACATTTGTGCTGGCTCGCGGAATTAAGTTTTCCGATTTTTTTTATTCATCCATTACTAACAATTGCACTGGAAAATATTGCAGCATTGGATGCAATCAAACTTTACTTCCCCGTCACCAGCATAGCGGCAAGTTTGTTTGTGTTTACGCTGGTATTTTTGATTCAGTTTTATGGTTCGGCGGGGGTTGCGCTAGTCATTCAGAAAGTCTTTAAAAAACACAGTAAATTGATTGTGGGATAA